One Micromonospora sp. WMMD812 genomic window carries:
- a CDS encoding Na(+)/H(+) antiporter subunit C: MTAGSAGPTLVLVLALGVLVGCGVMLLLERSLTRILLGVILIGNGVNLLILLGGRSGAAPVVGTAPVDRMSDPLPQAMVLTAIVITFGLTAFLLAVAYRSWYLTGDDEVPDDLEDRQIIRRAERDEVATADLGGEGPDADPEQVDPEPARRRLRRGDGVG, translated from the coding sequence GTGACCGCGGGCAGCGCCGGGCCGACCCTGGTGCTGGTGCTCGCCCTCGGGGTGCTCGTCGGCTGCGGTGTCATGCTGCTGCTGGAGCGGAGCCTGACCCGGATCCTGCTCGGCGTGATCCTCATCGGCAACGGGGTCAATCTGCTCATCCTGCTGGGCGGCCGGTCCGGCGCCGCGCCGGTGGTCGGCACCGCGCCGGTGGACCGGATGAGCGACCCGTTGCCGCAGGCCATGGTGCTGACCGCGATCGTGATCACCTTCGGGCTGACCGCGTTCCTGCTCGCGGTGGCCTACCGCAGCTGGTACCTCACCGGCGACGACGAGGTGCCGGACGACCTGGAGGACCGGCAGATCATCCGCCGGGCCGAGCGCGACGAGGTGGCCACCGCGGACCTCGGCGGCGAGGGCCCGGACGCCGACCCGGAGCAGGTCGACCCGGAGCCGGCCCGCCGCCGGCTGCGTCGTGGGGACGGCGTCGGATGA
- a CDS encoding Na+/H+ antiporter subunit A: protein MLVLLILHLVAALLAPLLVRWWGPRACYPLALAPAAAFGWALARTPAVRDGGAVVETYPWIGQLGLDVALRLTTLSWLMTLLIGGVGALVLVYCARYFTAGSLGLARFAGVLTAFAGAMLCLVLADDLLLLYVGWELTTIFSYLLIGHSTERRSSRWAAAQALTVTTLGGLAMLVGFIMLGEHAGTYRWSEIAARPLPGGGYLVAAVLLILLGALTKSAVLPFSSWLPVAMAAPTPASAYLHAAAMVKAGVYLIGLLAPVLATVGPWRPVVVVAGLATMLVGGWAALRQTDLKLLLAYGTVSQLGLLVVLTGAGTPDAALAGAAMLLAHALFKAALFLVVGVIDHGAGTRDLRELSGLRHGSGPLVTVAVLAAASMAGLPPLVGFVAKEAVFAAFIDRPAILAVLAAGTVLTVAYSVRFLWGAFADRPGVEPTPLGRIAPPLLVPPAVLAGVGLVAGPFAGGLDVVLRPYAELSGTVHAHLALWPGPTPALGLSALVLVGGGVLFALRGPLAPALTRLRAPVTGNVGYEWVIDRFDRLAVEVTGATQRGSLPQYLGTILIVLVVLPGGAMLAARPWQERIAAWDTPLQLVVAVVLGVAAVLAVGARRRLTAMLLVGVTGYGTAMLFVLYGAPDLALTQFLVETATIAVFVLVLRRLPDRFSARPLRRARWLRRGIGVLVGVVTAGLALVAAGARQAPSVSAAFPELAVSEGYGRNVVNVTLVDIRAWDTMGEMAVLVVAATGVASLIFQRSRTGPRPRRPEPSARANRPDRPVWLRGGARLGERRRSIVLEVVTRLIFHTVVLFSLFLLFSGHNAPGGGFAGGLVASLALVVRYLAGGRYELAEAAPVGAGTVLGAGLAISVGTGVVALLAGGSVLQSARIDLYAPLIGHFYVITSLFFDIGVYLVVVGLMLDILRSLGAEVDRHIEAADTGPEGLAAESGERP from the coding sequence ATGCTCGTACTGCTGATCCTCCACCTCGTGGCGGCACTGCTCGCGCCGCTGTTGGTCCGGTGGTGGGGTCCGCGCGCCTGCTACCCGCTCGCTTTGGCGCCGGCCGCCGCGTTCGGCTGGGCGCTGGCCCGCACCCCGGCGGTCCGCGACGGCGGCGCGGTGGTCGAGACGTACCCGTGGATCGGGCAGTTGGGCCTCGACGTCGCGCTGCGGCTGACCACCCTGTCCTGGCTGATGACCCTGCTGATCGGCGGCGTCGGCGCCCTGGTGCTGGTCTACTGCGCCCGCTACTTCACCGCGGGCTCGCTCGGCCTGGCCCGGTTCGCCGGCGTGCTGACCGCGTTCGCCGGGGCGATGCTCTGCCTGGTCCTCGCCGACGACCTGCTGCTGCTCTACGTCGGCTGGGAGCTGACCACGATCTTCTCGTACCTGCTGATCGGGCACAGCACCGAGCGGCGGTCCAGCCGGTGGGCGGCCGCCCAGGCGTTGACCGTGACCACGCTGGGCGGGCTGGCCATGCTGGTCGGCTTCATCATGCTGGGCGAGCACGCCGGCACGTACCGCTGGTCGGAGATCGCCGCCCGGCCGCTGCCCGGCGGCGGCTACCTGGTCGCCGCGGTGCTGCTCATCCTGCTCGGGGCGCTGACCAAATCCGCGGTGCTGCCGTTCAGCTCCTGGCTGCCGGTCGCCATGGCGGCACCCACCCCGGCCAGCGCGTACCTGCACGCCGCGGCCATGGTGAAGGCCGGCGTCTACCTGATCGGGCTGCTCGCGCCGGTGCTCGCCACGGTCGGGCCGTGGCGCCCGGTCGTGGTCGTCGCCGGACTGGCGACCATGCTCGTCGGGGGCTGGGCCGCGCTGCGACAGACCGACCTGAAGCTGCTGCTGGCGTACGGCACGGTGAGCCAGCTGGGCCTGCTGGTGGTGCTGACCGGAGCCGGCACCCCGGACGCCGCGCTCGCCGGCGCGGCCATGCTGCTCGCGCACGCCCTGTTCAAGGCGGCGCTGTTCCTGGTCGTCGGGGTGATCGACCACGGCGCCGGCACCCGGGACCTGCGCGAACTCTCCGGGCTGCGACACGGCTCCGGCCCGCTGGTCACCGTCGCGGTGCTCGCGGCGGCGTCCATGGCCGGGCTGCCGCCACTGGTCGGCTTCGTCGCCAAGGAGGCGGTGTTCGCCGCCTTCATCGACCGGCCGGCGATCCTCGCCGTCCTGGCCGCCGGCACCGTGCTCACCGTCGCCTACAGCGTGCGGTTCCTGTGGGGCGCGTTCGCCGACCGGCCGGGCGTGGAGCCGACCCCGCTCGGCCGGATCGCGCCGCCCCTGCTGGTGCCACCGGCGGTGCTCGCCGGCGTCGGCCTGGTCGCCGGCCCGTTCGCCGGCGGCCTGGACGTCGTGCTCCGCCCGTACGCCGAACTGTCCGGCACGGTCCACGCGCACCTGGCGCTCTGGCCCGGGCCGACCCCCGCGCTCGGCCTCTCGGCGCTGGTGCTGGTCGGCGGTGGCGTGCTCTTCGCGCTGCGCGGCCCGCTCGCCCCGGCGCTCACCCGACTCCGCGCGCCGGTGACCGGGAACGTCGGGTACGAGTGGGTCATCGACCGCTTCGACCGGTTGGCCGTCGAGGTCACCGGCGCCACCCAGCGGGGCTCCCTCCCGCAGTACCTGGGCACGATCCTGATCGTGCTGGTCGTGCTGCCCGGCGGGGCGATGCTCGCCGCCCGCCCGTGGCAGGAGCGGATCGCCGCGTGGGACACCCCGTTGCAGCTGGTGGTCGCCGTGGTGCTCGGGGTCGCCGCGGTGCTCGCGGTGGGCGCGCGCCGCCGGTTGACCGCGATGCTGCTGGTCGGGGTCACCGGCTACGGCACGGCCATGCTCTTCGTCCTCTACGGCGCACCCGACCTGGCGTTGACCCAGTTCCTGGTGGAGACCGCGACCATCGCGGTCTTCGTGCTCGTGCTGCGCCGGCTGCCGGATCGGTTCTCCGCCCGACCGCTGCGCCGGGCCCGGTGGCTGCGCCGGGGGATCGGCGTGCTCGTCGGCGTGGTCACCGCCGGTCTGGCGCTGGTCGCCGCCGGGGCCCGGCAGGCGCCGTCCGTGTCGGCCGCCTTCCCGGAGCTGGCGGTCAGCGAGGGGTACGGCCGCAACGTGGTCAACGTGACCCTCGTCGACATCCGCGCCTGGGACACGATGGGCGAGATGGCGGTGCTGGTGGTGGCCGCGACCGGGGTGGCCAGCCTGATCTTCCAGCGCTCCCGCACCGGGCCCCGCCCCCGCCGACCCGAGCCGTCCGCTCGGGCGAACCGGCCCGACCGCCCGGTCTGGCTCCGCGGCGGCGCCCGGTTGGGGGAACGGCGGCGATCCATCGTGCTGGAGGTGGTCACCCGGCTGATCTTCCACACCGTGGTGCTCTTCTCCCTGTTCCTGCTCTTCTCCGGGCACAACGCGCCGGGCGGCGGCTTCGCCGGCGGGCTGGTGGCGAGCCTGGCGCTGGTCGTCCGCTACCTGGCCGGCGGGCGGTACGAACTGGCCGAGGCCGCGCCGGTCGGCGCCGGCACGGTGCTCGGCGCCGGCCTGGCGATCTCGGTCGGCACCGGCGTCGTCGCGCTGCTCGCCGGCGGTTCGGTGCTGCAGAGCGCGCGGATCGACCTGTACGCCCCGCTGATCGGCCACTTCTACGTGATCACCTCGCTCTTCTTCGACATCGGCGTGTACCTGGTCGTCGTCGGGCTGATGCTGGACATCCTGCGCAGCCTGGGCGCCGAGGTGGACCGGCACATCGAGGCGGCCGACACCGGCCCCGAGGGGCTCGCCGCCGAGTCGGGGGAGCGGCCGTGA
- a CDS encoding DEAD/DEAH box helicase, with protein MADSRGGPDAGGADVLADFSPATREWFTAAFAAPTAAQTGAWRAVSAGHNALVVAPTGSGKTLAAFLWSLDRLAREPAPAEARQRCRVLYVSPLKALAVDVERNLRAPLAGIRQAATRLGVAPPEITVGMRTGDTPADERRAFARTPPDILITTPESLFLLLTSAARDSLRGVETVIVDEVHAVAGSKRGAHLALSLERLDELLPAPAQRIGLSATVRPIDGCARFLGGARPVDVVQPPTAKTIEVTVQVPVEDMTRLDEQEQPPEDDLGGPGPRRASIWPAVEERVFALIRAHRSTIVFTNSRRSAERLCARLNELAAEELAATATPADGRTARGGEPVGVSELLAGRDGPPAGDGGPADGPDPAPRRGADAFGGPMGPLRAPRQPAEVMAQSGAAAGAAPVIARAHHGSVSREERKHIEEALKSGQLPAVVATSSLELGIDMGAVDLVVQIEAPPSVAAGLQRVGRAGHQVGAVSRGVVFPKHRGDLLSCAVVAERMTEGAIEELHFPRNPLDVLAQQIVAMVALEPWRVGDLAVLVRRAAPFAELPDSALHAVLDMLSGRYPSTAFAELRPRLVWDRAADLLTGRPGAQRLAVTSGGTIPDRGLFGVFLAGAERAARVGELDEEMVYESRVGDVFLLGSSSWRIEEITPDRVLVSPAPGQAARMPFWKGDQLGRPVELGRAIGARVRALLRQSDEAAVAALHAGGLDDWAAGNLMAYLREQKEATRSLPDDRTIVVERFRDELGDWRLAVHSVLGARVNGPWALAIGRRLAERYGVDAQVMPSDDGIVVRLPDTADEPPGADVVAFEPDEIAQLVEETVGTSALFASRFRECAARSLLLPRRDPRRRQPLWQQRQRAAQLLDVAREYADFPVTLEAARECLQDVFDQPALAELMRDLAARRVRLVEVETGQPSPFARSLLFGYVGAFLYEGDAPLAERRAAALALDSALLGELLGRVDLRELLDPAVLAETERQLRWLTEQRRPRDAEDVVELLRVVGDLGAAELAERGVPDGWLADLEAARRVLRVRVAGEERWVGVEDAARLRDALGVALPVGVAEAYLAPVADPIGDLVARYARTHGPFAAASCAARFGLGVAVVEQALRRLAATGRVVSGEFTPDTVGTQWCDAEVLRLLRRRSLAALRREIEPVPPRALAAFLPRWQQVGSSARGVEALAAAVEQLQGAAVPGSALERLVLPGRVADYSPAQLDELCASGEVVWAGSGAISGGDGWVTLAYADAAPLLLPPPDEALALTPLHETVLDALADGQALFFRPLADRVGSTDDAALAAAVWDLVWAGHLTNDTLAPLRAVLGAGGAHRSRPSAPRTRYRRPGRLPLPTRGGPPTVAGRWSRLPERDTDPTRRAAALADVLLERHGVVTRGAVMAEQVVGGFAAVYPVLSALEERGAARRGYFVEGLGAAQFAVPGAVDRIRALAEPADSRGRGAPPLVLAATDPANPYGAALPWPERAVDSGDGDTPATGHRAGRKAGALVVLVAGDLVLYVERGGRTLLSFTDDADALAAAGKALADAVHSGALGAMSVERADGEAVHASPLRDALTAAGFRATPRGLRLRG; from the coding sequence GTGGCGGATTCGAGAGGCGGCCCCGACGCGGGCGGCGCGGACGTGCTGGCCGATTTCAGCCCGGCGACCCGGGAGTGGTTCACCGCAGCCTTCGCCGCACCCACCGCCGCCCAGACCGGCGCCTGGCGTGCGGTGTCGGCCGGCCACAACGCCCTGGTCGTGGCGCCCACCGGCTCCGGCAAGACGCTCGCGGCGTTCCTCTGGTCGCTGGACCGACTGGCTCGGGAGCCCGCGCCGGCCGAGGCCCGGCAGCGCTGCCGCGTGCTCTACGTGAGCCCGCTCAAGGCCCTCGCCGTCGACGTCGAACGCAACCTGCGGGCCCCGCTGGCCGGCATCCGGCAGGCCGCCACCCGGCTCGGCGTCGCCCCGCCGGAGATCACCGTCGGCATGCGCACCGGCGACACCCCGGCCGACGAGCGGCGCGCCTTCGCCCGCACCCCGCCGGACATTCTCATCACCACGCCCGAGTCGCTCTTCCTGCTGCTCACCTCCGCCGCCCGCGACTCGCTGCGCGGCGTCGAGACGGTCATCGTCGACGAGGTGCACGCGGTCGCCGGGAGCAAGCGCGGCGCCCACCTCGCCCTCTCACTGGAACGCCTGGACGAGCTGCTCCCCGCCCCGGCCCAGCGGATCGGCCTCTCCGCGACGGTCCGGCCGATCGACGGCTGCGCCCGGTTCCTCGGCGGCGCCCGGCCGGTCGACGTGGTCCAGCCGCCCACCGCGAAGACCATCGAGGTCACCGTCCAGGTTCCGGTGGAGGACATGACCCGCCTCGACGAGCAGGAGCAGCCGCCCGAGGACGACCTGGGCGGTCCGGGGCCACGCCGCGCCTCGATCTGGCCGGCCGTGGAGGAGCGGGTCTTCGCCCTGATCCGCGCGCACCGCTCGACCATCGTCTTCACCAACTCCCGGCGCAGCGCCGAGCGGCTCTGCGCCCGGCTCAACGAGTTGGCCGCCGAGGAGTTGGCGGCGACGGCCACCCCGGCCGACGGTCGCACGGCCCGGGGCGGGGAGCCGGTGGGCGTATCCGAGCTGCTGGCGGGACGCGACGGCCCGCCAGCCGGCGACGGTGGTCCGGCGGACGGTCCCGACCCGGCGCCGCGGCGCGGCGCCGACGCGTTCGGCGGGCCGATGGGCCCGCTGCGAGCGCCACGCCAGCCGGCCGAGGTGATGGCCCAGTCGGGCGCGGCGGCCGGCGCGGCGCCGGTGATCGCCCGCGCGCACCACGGCAGCGTCTCCCGGGAGGAGCGCAAGCACATCGAGGAGGCGCTCAAGTCGGGGCAGCTGCCCGCCGTGGTCGCCACCTCCAGCCTCGAGCTGGGCATCGACATGGGCGCGGTCGACCTGGTGGTGCAGATCGAGGCCCCGCCGAGCGTCGCCGCCGGGCTGCAGCGCGTCGGGCGGGCCGGGCACCAGGTCGGCGCGGTCTCCCGGGGGGTGGTCTTCCCGAAGCACCGGGGCGACCTGCTCTCCTGCGCGGTGGTCGCCGAGCGGATGACCGAGGGCGCGATCGAGGAGCTGCACTTCCCGCGCAACCCGCTCGACGTGCTGGCCCAGCAGATCGTCGCGATGGTCGCCCTGGAGCCGTGGCGGGTCGGCGACCTGGCCGTCCTGGTCCGCCGGGCCGCTCCCTTCGCCGAGCTGCCCGACTCGGCGCTGCACGCCGTGCTCGACATGCTCTCCGGCCGCTACCCGTCGACCGCGTTCGCCGAGCTGCGCCCTCGGCTGGTCTGGGACCGGGCCGCCGACCTGCTCACCGGCCGTCCCGGCGCGCAGCGGCTCGCGGTGACCAGCGGCGGCACCATCCCGGACCGGGGCCTCTTCGGCGTGTTCCTGGCCGGCGCCGAACGCGCCGCCCGGGTCGGCGAGCTGGACGAGGAGATGGTCTACGAGTCACGGGTCGGCGACGTGTTCCTGCTCGGCTCCTCCTCCTGGCGGATCGAGGAGATCACCCCCGACCGGGTGCTCGTCTCGCCCGCGCCCGGGCAGGCGGCCCGGATGCCGTTCTGGAAGGGCGACCAGCTCGGGCGTCCGGTCGAGCTGGGCCGGGCCATCGGCGCGCGGGTCCGCGCGCTGCTGCGGCAGAGCGACGAGGCCGCGGTCGCCGCGCTGCACGCCGGCGGGCTGGACGACTGGGCGGCCGGCAACCTGATGGCCTACCTGCGGGAGCAGAAGGAGGCCACTCGCTCGCTGCCGGACGACCGGACGATCGTGGTCGAGCGCTTCCGCGACGAGCTGGGCGACTGGCGGCTCGCGGTCCACAGCGTGCTGGGCGCCCGCGTCAACGGGCCGTGGGCGCTCGCCATCGGGCGCCGGCTGGCCGAGCGCTACGGCGTGGACGCGCAGGTCATGCCCTCCGACGACGGCATCGTCGTCCGCCTGCCGGACACCGCCGACGAGCCGCCCGGCGCCGACGTGGTCGCCTTCGAGCCCGACGAGATCGCCCAGCTGGTGGAGGAGACGGTCGGCACGTCGGCGCTCTTCGCCTCCCGGTTCCGCGAGTGCGCGGCCCGGTCGCTGCTGCTGCCCCGGCGCGACCCGCGCCGCCGGCAGCCGCTCTGGCAACAGCGCCAACGCGCCGCCCAGCTGCTCGACGTCGCCCGCGAGTACGCCGACTTCCCGGTGACCCTGGAGGCCGCCCGGGAGTGCCTCCAGGACGTCTTCGACCAGCCGGCGCTCGCCGAGCTGATGCGCGACCTGGCCGCCCGCCGGGTCCGGCTCGTCGAGGTGGAGACCGGTCAGCCGTCACCGTTCGCCCGGTCGCTGCTCTTCGGCTACGTCGGGGCCTTCCTCTACGAGGGCGACGCGCCGCTCGCCGAACGGCGGGCCGCCGCGCTGGCCCTCGATTCGGCCCTGCTCGGCGAGCTGCTCGGCCGCGTCGACCTGCGGGAGCTGCTCGACCCGGCGGTGCTCGCCGAGACCGAGCGGCAGCTGCGCTGGCTGACCGAGCAGCGTCGTCCGCGCGACGCGGAGGACGTGGTCGAGCTGCTCCGGGTCGTCGGCGACCTCGGCGCGGCCGAGCTGGCCGAGCGCGGGGTGCCCGACGGGTGGCTCGCCGACCTCGAGGCGGCCCGCCGCGTGCTGCGGGTCCGCGTCGCCGGCGAGGAGCGCTGGGTCGGCGTCGAAGACGCGGCCCGGCTGCGCGACGCGCTCGGCGTCGCCCTGCCGGTCGGGGTGGCCGAGGCCTACCTGGCGCCGGTCGCCGACCCGATCGGCGACCTCGTCGCCCGGTACGCCCGCACCCACGGGCCGTTCGCCGCGGCCAGCTGCGCGGCCCGGTTCGGGCTCGGCGTCGCCGTGGTGGAGCAGGCGCTGCGCCGGCTCGCCGCCACCGGCCGGGTGGTCTCCGGCGAGTTCACGCCGGACACCGTCGGCACCCAGTGGTGCGACGCCGAGGTGCTGCGGCTGCTGCGCCGCCGGTCCCTGGCCGCGCTGCGCCGCGAGATCGAGCCGGTGCCGCCCCGGGCGCTCGCCGCGTTCCTGCCCCGCTGGCAGCAGGTGGGCTCGTCCGCCCGGGGCGTGGAGGCGCTGGCGGCGGCCGTGGAGCAACTGCAGGGCGCGGCGGTGCCGGGCTCGGCGCTGGAGCGGCTGGTGCTGCCGGGCCGGGTCGCCGACTACTCCCCCGCCCAGCTCGACGAGCTCTGCGCCAGCGGCGAGGTGGTCTGGGCGGGCTCCGGGGCGATCTCCGGTGGGGACGGGTGGGTCACCCTCGCGTACGCGGATGCCGCGCCACTGCTGCTCCCCCCGCCGGACGAGGCGCTGGCCCTCACCCCGCTGCACGAGACGGTGCTCGACGCGCTCGCCGACGGGCAGGCGCTCTTCTTCCGCCCGCTCGCCGACCGCGTCGGCTCGACCGACGACGCGGCGCTGGCCGCCGCCGTCTGGGATCTGGTCTGGGCCGGTCACCTCACCAACGACACGCTCGCTCCGCTGCGCGCGGTGCTCGGCGCCGGCGGGGCCCACCGGTCCCGGCCGTCCGCCCCGCGCACCCGCTACCGGCGCCCCGGCCGTCTGCCGCTGCCGACCCGGGGCGGGCCGCCGACGGTGGCCGGGCGCTGGTCCCGGCTGCCCGAGCGGGACACCGATCCGACCCGGCGGGCCGCGGCCCTGGCCGACGTGCTGTTGGAGCGGCACGGCGTGGTCACCCGGGGCGCGGTGATGGCCGAGCAGGTCGTGGGCGGCTTCGCGGCGGTCTACCCGGTGCTCTCGGCGCTGGAGGAGCGCGGAGCGGCCCGCCGGGGCTACTTCGTCGAGGGGCTGGGTGCGGCCCAGTTCGCGGTGCCGGGCGCGGTGGACCGGATCCGGGCGCTGGCCGAGCCGGCCGACTCGCGCGGCCGGGGCGCGCCGCCCCTGGTGCTCGCGGCGACCGACCCCGCCAACCCGTACGGCGCCGCCCTGCCCTGGCCGGAGCGGGCCGTCGACTCGGGCGACGGCGACACACCGGCGACCGGGCACCGGGCCGGCCGCAAGGCGGGGGCGCTGGTCGTGCTGGTCGCCGGTGACCTGGTGCTCTACGTCGAGCGGGGCGGTCGCACGCTGCTCTCCTTCACCGACGACGCGGATGCCCTCGCCGCGGCCGGCAAGGCCCTCGCCGACGCGGTCCACTCCGGCGCGCTGGGCGCCATGTCGGTCGAGCGCGCCGACGGTGAGGCGGTGCACGCCTCGCCGCTGCGCGACGCGCTGACCGCGGCCGGCTTCCGCGCCACCCCACGCGGCCTGCGCCTGCGCGGCTGA
- a CDS encoding GNAT family N-acetyltransferase, producing the protein MGGISVRAADPGDRAIVDALHERDWGGPYVIAHDTRYDLRTLPTLVAVDGAGAVVGALAHHRDDAGLEVVSLVAARPGGGAGTALLAAAAEIARAAGLGRLWLITSNDNLRALRFYQRRGLRLVGVDPGAVDRARRLKPEIPLTGEDGIPLHDELILELRTGP; encoded by the coding sequence GTGGGCGGCATCTCGGTACGGGCGGCGGACCCGGGCGACCGGGCCATCGTGGACGCGCTGCACGAACGCGACTGGGGCGGCCCGTACGTCATCGCCCACGACACCCGCTACGACCTGCGTACGCTGCCGACGCTGGTGGCGGTGGACGGCGCCGGCGCCGTGGTCGGCGCTCTCGCCCACCACCGCGACGACGCCGGGCTGGAGGTGGTCAGCCTGGTCGCCGCCCGACCCGGCGGCGGCGCGGGCACCGCGCTGCTCGCCGCGGCCGCGGAGATCGCCCGGGCCGCGGGCCTGGGCCGGCTCTGGCTGATCACCTCCAACGACAACCTCCGTGCGCTCCGCTTCTACCAGCGGCGCGGTCTGCGGCTGGTCGGAGTGGATCCGGGCGCGGTGGACCGGGCCCGACGGCTCAAGCCGGAGATTCCGCTCACCGGCGAGGACGGCATCCCGCTGCACGACGAACTGATCCTGGAGCTGCGGACCGGGCCGTGA